In one Paracoccus everestensis genomic region, the following are encoded:
- the rsmI gene encoding 16S rRNA (cytidine(1402)-2'-O)-methyltransferase — translation MTGKHEDPQPAHRLTAHVEAPRLDTGLYLVATPIGTARDITLHALDVLNAADVLAAEDTRVLRHLLDIHGIPLRGRRIVPYHDHNGERARPGLMAALANGANIAYASDAGTPLVADPGYRLAREVAEAGHRVHAIPGPSAPLVALSLSGLPTDRFLFLGFPPSTKGARMTWLRDWMAVDATLILFESPRRVNQTLKEMCEVDPNRLTVVARELTKKFEEVIRGTAADLAQDPRMASLKGEVVMLVDRPGSVVADDQTIRQALRTRLGSMTVKDAARDVATELGMARRDVYQIALGLGEEKD, via the coding sequence ATGACCGGCAAACACGAAGACCCCCAGCCTGCCCATCGCCTGACTGCCCATGTCGAGGCGCCCCGGCTGGACACTGGCCTTTATCTGGTTGCGACCCCCATCGGCACTGCGCGCGACATCACGCTGCACGCGCTTGATGTGCTGAACGCCGCCGATGTGTTGGCAGCCGAAGATACGCGCGTCCTGCGTCACCTGCTGGACATTCACGGCATTCCGCTGCGGGGCAGGCGGATCGTTCCCTATCACGACCATAACGGGGAACGCGCCCGGCCCGGGCTGATGGCGGCCTTGGCCAATGGCGCCAACATCGCCTATGCCTCGGATGCGGGAACGCCGCTGGTGGCCGACCCTGGATACCGTCTTGCGCGCGAAGTGGCTGAGGCGGGCCACCGGGTCCACGCGATCCCCGGCCCCTCGGCCCCCCTGGTCGCGCTCAGCCTGTCGGGGCTGCCAACCGACCGTTTCCTGTTCCTGGGCTTTCCGCCCTCCACCAAGGGCGCACGGATGACATGGCTGCGTGACTGGATGGCGGTCGATGCGACGCTGATCCTGTTCGAAAGCCCCCGGCGCGTTAATCAAACATTGAAAGAGATGTGCGAGGTTGATCCGAATCGACTTACAGTGGTGGCACGGGAACTGACCAAGAAGTTCGAGGAGGTGATCCGGGGAACCGCCGCAGACTTGGCCCAGGATCCGCGCATGGCTTCGCTGAAGGGAGAGGTCGTGATGCTGGTCGATCGACCCGGCTCGGTCGTGGCCGACGACCAGACCATTCGTCAGGCGCTGCGAACGCGTCTGGGTTCGATGACGGTGAAGGATGCCGCGAGGGACGTGGCAACTGAATTGGGAATGGCGCGGCGCGATGTTTACCAGATCGCGCTTGGGCTGGGTGAAGAAAAGGACTGA
- a CDS encoding YraN family protein, giving the protein MAHLSGALAEDSVARLLERKGMTILARRWRGKAGEIDLIARDGPCLIFVEVKQSATHEDAAHRLVAAQQGRIMRAALEYCDAEGLAALPDIRFDAALVDSQGRVEILERAFEEAFA; this is encoded by the coding sequence ATGGCGCATCTTTCGGGCGCCCTGGCCGAAGACAGCGTGGCTCGCCTGCTGGAACGAAAGGGCATGACGATCCTGGCCCGGCGCTGGCGCGGCAAGGCGGGGGAAATCGACCTGATCGCCCGCGACGGCCCCTGCCTGATCTTTGTCGAGGTCAAGCAATCCGCTACCCATGAGGATGCTGCCCATAGGCTGGTCGCCGCGCAGCAGGGCCGCATCATGCGCGCGGCCCTGGAGTATTGCGACGCTGAGGGACTGGCGGCCCTGCCGGACATACGCTTCGACGCCGCGCTGGTGGACAGTCAGGGCCGGGTCGAGATCCTGGAACGCGCCTTTGAGGAAGCCTTTGCCTGA
- a CDS encoding winged helix-turn-helix domain-containing protein: MGKPHPMELRTRGVAYVDEGHRHREVARHFRVSPKFVNDLVKLRRETGLLRPRRQGNGGGHGKLAGVTSWLKARVTAKGEITLDELVVELAKTHGIAVHRATVWRVLRGLGLTHKKALQALEQKRQGVAGLRHVWIARRQPFMANHLERLAFLDGEA, translated from the coding sequence ATGGGCAAGCCACATCCAATGGAGCTTCGGACGCGGGGTGTCGCGTATGTGGATGAAGGCCACAGGCATCGCGAGGTGGCGCGGCACTTTCGAGTGTCGCCCAAATTCGTCAACGATCTGGTGAAGCTGCGGCGCGAGACCGGGTTGCTGAGGCCGAGGCGGCAAGGCAATGGTGGGGGACATGGCAAGCTCGCCGGCGTGACCAGTTGGCTCAAGGCGCGTGTTACGGCCAAAGGTGAGATAACGCTTGATGAGTTGGTGGTCGAACTGGCAAAAACCCACGGCATCGCCGTCCACCGTGCCACCGTCTGGCGGGTGTTGCGCGGGCTCGGACTGACACACAAAAAAGCCCTGCAGGCGCTTGAACAGAAGCGCCAGGGCGTCGCTGGCCTGCGTCATGTCTGGATCGCGAGGCGCCAGCCTTTCATGGCCAATCACCTAGAGCGGCTGGCTTTCCTTGATGGTGAGGCGTGA
- a CDS encoding IS630 family transposase has protein sequence MVRREPATGPRATPNGIKTNMTKTTGWAPCGQRLVDHAPFGHWRSQTFIAALRHDRLDAPWVIDGAMNAEMFNLYPKTQLVPTLHPGDVVILDNLSSHKSPAAAAALRDVGAWFLRRTPYSPDLNPIEMAFSKLKALIRKAAARTYDQLWAAVGKVCDLFSDEECYNYFKAAGHEVD, from the coding sequence ATGGTGAGGCGTGAGCCCGCCACCGGTCCGAGGGCCACGCCGAACGGAATCAAGACGAACATGACCAAGACCACCGGCTGGGCGCCTTGTGGGCAGCGCCTCGTCGATCATGCGCCGTTCGGACATTGGCGGAGCCAGACCTTCATTGCAGCTCTGCGCCATGACCGGTTGGACGCGCCTTGGGTGATCGATGGGGCAATGAACGCCGAGATGTTCAACCTTTATCCCAAAACCCAGTTGGTCCCGACACTCCATCCCGGCGACGTTGTCATTCTGGACAACCTTTCCAGCCATAAAAGTCCTGCCGCAGCGGCAGCGCTGCGCGATGTCGGCGCGTGGTTCCTGCGCCGGACGCCATACAGTCCTGACCTCAACCCGATCGAAATGGCCTTCTCCAAACTCAAGGCGCTGATCAGAAAAGCCGCCGCCCGAACCTACGATCAGCTTTGGGCGGCGGTTGGCAAGGTCTGCGACCTCTTCTCCGACGAGGAATGCTACAACTACTTCAAAGCCGCAGGGCATGAGGTCGATTGA